From the Deinococcus cellulosilyticus NBRC 106333 = KACC 11606 genome, one window contains:
- a CDS encoding Tn3 family transposase yields the protein MSFEFLRQEHLQKYGQYHQEPTPEQLKSFFKLDGKDRDFLQKRRRPANKLGVALQLCTLRYLGTFLTDPMTAPEVVLKVLGRQLGIKNPRQVLQDYARRPQTHREHYPLIEEHLGYHGFQGKEVIHLARWLYATLSIKDERPIVLFDQAIEVLRKRQVALPGATVLARMIVKFREHHSTLLFHTLARRLTSEQKGQLADLLVIPGRQRKTPLELLRTPIVTDTPSALVAALERVTTIQDYKMSKVDTSDIPSLKLERMARHALQNWVGGIAKLSEPRRYATLLAVMQHLEKTSVDDALDVFDAVMGTLQIKGKNKRRKERFRTLKDLDQSSQVLAEVVDFVLDDNILDIELRSVIYKYLQESQIKAAREQVRELTSPVASEEIEAWSYVTAQVERFLKPLIQTVKFDAIDAAKPILAALRFYGKKYRRKSQNWKTAPRDFVPLEWKSLVMPRNKDIDPHQYAVCLAHELQIALKKREIFVPGSPRYGDPRAQLLDLDHWAAIKEDLCRTMELPTDPHEELQALQEELDQAFLSVNRQLEGNATLRIEEREGIPTPIITPLEALEVPESLKGLTTQVERRLPEVDLSEMLLEIQSHTEFCTDFTHVSDGKERLPDLAKSVCAVLVAQACNIGLKAVAKPGDPALSIGRLSWVQQHYVRAETLTKANARLVNFHSTLPLAQVWGEGEVASADGIRFVVPMKTIHARFNRKYFGRKPGFTWYNFTSNQYSGFHGMVVPGTLRDSLFLLGGLLEQQTSLQPKEIMTDTHGYTDMIFGLFHLMGYQFSPRLADVGGSRFWRMGTEVDYGALQDVARSKVKMHVIAENWDDLLRLAGSLKLNSVRAVDVMKVLTRGNNTPTALGKAVSELGRIIKTLYLLNYVADEDYRRRILLQLNRGEGRHRVARWVCHGNKGEIKQKYKEGMEDQMGALGLVLNIIVLWNTRYMSAILDWLDVVDEKPDLEDVKRISPLRFQHINVLGRYHFELPEDVKYGGMRPLKDPEALEVFEEW from the coding sequence CGTCAGGTCCTACAAGACTACGCCAGACGACCACAAACCCACCGAGAACACTACCCCCTGATCGAAGAACACCTGGGTTACCACGGTTTCCAAGGCAAAGAAGTCATCCACCTCGCCCGCTGGCTTTACGCCACCCTCAGCATTAAAGATGAGCGCCCCATCGTGCTTTTTGATCAGGCCATTGAGGTGTTGAGAAAACGTCAGGTGGCCTTACCAGGTGCCACCGTGCTGGCCCGCATGATCGTTAAATTCCGTGAGCACCACAGCACCTTGCTGTTTCATACCCTCGCCCGAAGGCTCACGTCAGAACAAAAAGGTCAACTGGCGGACTTGCTGGTCATCCCAGGCAGACAGCGCAAAACACCGCTAGAGTTGCTGAGAACCCCGATTGTCACCGACACCCCAAGTGCTCTCGTGGCTGCCCTGGAAAGAGTGACGACCATCCAGGACTACAAAATGTCAAAGGTGGACACCAGTGATATTCCGTCCCTTAAACTGGAGAGGATGGCCCGGCATGCCCTGCAGAACTGGGTGGGTGGCATTGCCAAATTAAGCGAGCCCAGACGTTATGCCACCCTGCTGGCGGTGATGCAGCACCTGGAGAAAACCTCCGTGGATGACGCGCTGGACGTCTTTGATGCGGTCATGGGGACCCTACAAATCAAAGGGAAAAACAAAAGACGTAAGGAAAGGTTTCGCACCCTCAAGGACCTCGACCAGTCTTCGCAAGTGCTAGCTGAAGTGGTGGACTTCGTGCTGGACGACAATATTCTGGATATTGAGCTGAGAAGCGTCATTTACAAGTACCTTCAGGAAAGCCAGATCAAAGCTGCCAGGGAGCAAGTCAGGGAGTTGACCAGCCCAGTGGCCAGTGAGGAGATTGAAGCCTGGAGTTATGTGACTGCTCAGGTCGAGCGCTTCTTGAAACCGCTGATCCAGACGGTTAAATTTGATGCCATTGATGCGGCAAAACCCATTCTGGCTGCCCTGCGCTTTTACGGCAAGAAGTACCGCCGGAAGAGCCAGAACTGGAAAACGGCCCCCAGAGACTTCGTGCCCCTGGAGTGGAAGTCTCTGGTGATGCCCAGAAACAAGGACATCGATCCGCACCAATACGCCGTGTGTCTGGCCCACGAGTTGCAGATCGCTTTGAAGAAGCGTGAAATCTTTGTGCCCGGCAGCCCCCGTTACGGTGACCCCAGAGCACAGTTGCTGGACCTGGACCACTGGGCAGCCATCAAAGAGGACCTGTGTCGCACGATGGAACTGCCCACCGATCCACACGAGGAATTGCAAGCCTTGCAGGAGGAGTTAGATCAGGCGTTTCTTTCGGTCAACCGTCAGCTTGAAGGCAACGCCACCTTACGCATTGAGGAACGAGAGGGTATCCCCACCCCGATCATCACTCCACTGGAAGCCCTGGAAGTCCCAGAGAGCTTGAAAGGGCTGACCACCCAAGTAGAACGCAGATTGCCCGAGGTGGACCTGTCTGAAATGCTGCTGGAAATCCAGAGCCACACAGAGTTCTGCACCGATTTCACCCATGTCAGTGACGGCAAAGAACGCCTGCCGGATCTAGCAAAGTCGGTTTGTGCCGTTCTGGTCGCACAGGCATGCAACATTGGTCTGAAGGCCGTAGCAAAACCGGGTGATCCAGCCCTGTCGATTGGGCGTCTTTCTTGGGTCCAGCAGCACTATGTGAGGGCAGAAACCCTCACCAAAGCCAATGCCAGACTGGTGAATTTTCATTCGACTTTGCCTCTTGCCCAGGTGTGGGGCGAAGGGGAAGTGGCATCTGCGGATGGAATCCGCTTTGTGGTGCCCATGAAGACCATCCATGCCCGTTTCAACCGCAAGTATTTTGGTCGCAAGCCTGGATTTACCTGGTACAACTTCACCAGCAACCAGTATTCTGGCTTTCATGGCATGGTGGTTCCTGGAACGCTCAGGGACTCTTTGTTCTTGCTGGGTGGTCTTCTGGAGCAGCAAACCAGTTTGCAGCCGAAGGAAATCATGACGGATACGCATGGCTACACGGACATGATTTTTGGGCTGTTTCACCTGATGGGCTACCAGTTCTCCCCGCGACTTGCGGATGTGGGAGGCAGTCGGTTTTGGCGGATGGGCACCGAAGTGGACTACGGGGCTTTGCAAGACGTAGCCCGCAGCAAGGTCAAAATGCATGTCATTGCAGAGAACTGGGACGATTTGCTGCGTCTGGCAGGGTCTTTAAAGTTAAATTCAGTCCGGGCTGTGGATGTCATGAAAGTGCTGACCCGTGGGAACAACACCCCGACTGCATTGGGCAAGGCTGTCTCTGAGTTGGGCCGCATTATCAAAACGCTCTACCTGTTAAATTATGTTGCAGACGAGGATTATCGCCGCAGAATCCTGCTGCAACTCAATCGGGGCGAAGGGCGGCACCGGGTGGCCCGCTGGGTGTGCCACGGCAACAAAGGGGAAATCAAGCAAAAATATAAGGAGGGGATGGAAGATCAGATGGGTGCCCTGGGTCTGGTGCTCAACATCATCGTGCTGTGGAATACCCGCTACATGTCGGCCATTCTGGACTGGTTGGATGTGGTGGATGAAAAGCCTGACCTGGAAGACGTCAAAAGGATTTCCCCTTTGCGTTTTCAGCACATCAATGTGCTGGGCCGCTACCACTTTGAACTGCCAGAAGACGTCAAATACGGCGGCATGCGTCCGTTGAAAGACCCAGAAGCCCTGGAAGTCTTCGAGGAATGGTGA